The following proteins come from a genomic window of Cronobacter muytjensii ATCC 51329:
- the rna gene encoding ribonuclease I has translation MVNRKVLLAAGALLAMAATTAAAQPLEAKQYGDFDRYVLALSWQTGFCQSMHERHRDEPTECALQKEEDDKRNYLTVHGLWPGLPKSIAARGVDDKRWMRYGCATRPVPNMPLARADRKCQAAETGLSLETAEKLSETMPGAGGDSCLERYEYAKHGVCFGFDPDAYFGTMVRMNNEIKQSPLGAFLAANYGKAVSRQAFDTAVAKAFGRQSVRAVKLTCNGNPAYLTEMQISLNAAQINAPLSADAFAPQPHPGNCGKNFILDTVGY, from the coding sequence ATGGTTAACAGGAAAGTTTTACTCGCCGCAGGCGCGCTGCTGGCGATGGCCGCGACAACCGCCGCCGCGCAGCCGCTGGAAGCGAAGCAGTATGGCGATTTCGATCGCTACGTGCTGGCGCTCTCCTGGCAGACTGGTTTTTGCCAGAGCATGCATGAGCGTCACCGCGACGAACCAACCGAATGCGCGCTGCAAAAAGAAGAAGACGATAAACGCAACTACCTGACGGTGCACGGCCTGTGGCCTGGCCTGCCGAAATCCATCGCCGCGCGCGGCGTCGACGATAAACGCTGGATGCGCTATGGCTGCGCCACGCGTCCTGTGCCGAATATGCCGCTCGCCCGCGCCGACAGAAAATGCCAGGCGGCGGAAACCGGCCTGTCGCTGGAAACGGCGGAGAAACTGAGTGAGACCATGCCTGGCGCGGGCGGCGACTCCTGCCTTGAACGCTACGAATATGCCAAGCACGGCGTCTGCTTTGGTTTTGATCCGGACGCCTATTTCGGCACGATGGTCCGCATGAACAACGAGATCAAGCAGAGTCCGCTGGGCGCGTTTCTGGCGGCCAACTACGGCAAAGCGGTGAGTCGTCAGGCGTTTGATACTGCCGTCGCCAAAGCCTTTGGACGTCAGAGCGTGCGTGCAGTCAAACTCACCTGCAACGGTAACCCAGCCTATCTCACCGAAATGCAGATCTCGCTGAACGCCGCGCAAATCAACGCGCCGCTCAGCGCCGACGCGTTCGCGCCGCAGCCGCATCCGGGCAACTGTGGGAAAAACTTTATCCTTGATACCGTCGGGTATTAA
- a CDS encoding glycoside hydrolase family 13 protein, which translates to MIEATTQVEGRWWKEATAYQIYPRSFKDSNGDGIGDLNGIIEKLDYLKDLGIDLIWICPMYPSPNDDNGYDISDYQGIMAEFGTMADFDRLLAGVHQRGMRLILDLVVNHTSDEHPWFLESRSSKDNPKRDWYIWRDGKDGAEPNNWESIFSGSAWKRDEVTGQYFMHLFSSRQPDLNWENHEMRAAVYDMMRWWLDKGIDGFRIDAIAHMKKEPTLSDVPNPDKLPYAPSMVAHLNYDGLLDYVDDICRNVFNHYDIVTVGEMNGLDADHAEEWVGENRGRLNMVFQFEHVRLWEPQAGLRPTPAVLRNIFTSWQQALEGKGWNALYVENHDVTRVVSRWGDTERHWRESATCIAAMYFLMQGTPFIYQGQEIGMTNTRFASLDDFDDVSAHNKARDLRDQGMSEEDIVEFLTRTGRDNSRTPMQWDASPYAGFSTHEPWLKVNPNYEMINVESQQHDPHSVLNFYRQMIHLRKREPALIYGRYEPLLDDHEQIYAYGRTLGEERLVVLCNLSGKAAEWEAQALSLDGATCLLANFSESPEGHRLKAWEARVYKLAT; encoded by the coding sequence ATGATTGAGGCAACGACGCAGGTAGAAGGCCGCTGGTGGAAAGAGGCGACGGCCTACCAGATTTATCCGCGCAGCTTTAAAGACAGCAACGGCGACGGTATCGGCGATCTGAACGGGATTATCGAGAAGCTCGACTACCTGAAAGATCTCGGCATCGACCTTATCTGGATCTGCCCGATGTATCCATCGCCCAACGACGATAACGGCTACGACATCAGCGACTATCAGGGGATCATGGCGGAATTCGGCACAATGGCCGATTTTGACCGGCTGCTTGCGGGCGTACATCAGCGCGGCATGCGGCTTATTCTCGATCTCGTCGTCAACCACACTTCTGACGAGCATCCGTGGTTCCTGGAGTCGCGCTCCTCGAAAGATAACCCGAAACGCGACTGGTATATCTGGCGCGATGGCAAAGACGGCGCCGAGCCGAATAACTGGGAATCTATCTTCAGCGGCTCGGCATGGAAGCGTGATGAGGTGACCGGCCAGTATTTCATGCACCTGTTCAGCAGCCGCCAGCCGGATCTCAACTGGGAAAATCACGAGATGCGCGCCGCCGTCTACGACATGATGCGCTGGTGGCTCGATAAGGGCATCGACGGTTTTCGCATTGACGCCATCGCGCATATGAAAAAGGAGCCGACGCTCAGCGATGTGCCGAACCCGGACAAACTGCCGTATGCGCCGTCGATGGTGGCGCACCTCAACTACGACGGCCTGCTGGATTATGTGGACGATATCTGCCGCAACGTCTTTAACCATTACGACATCGTGACGGTGGGCGAGATGAACGGGCTGGATGCGGATCACGCGGAAGAGTGGGTGGGGGAGAACCGCGGACGGCTCAATATGGTGTTTCAGTTCGAACATGTCCGGCTCTGGGAGCCACAGGCGGGCCTGCGACCGACACCCGCCGTGCTGCGTAATATCTTCACCAGCTGGCAGCAGGCGCTGGAAGGCAAGGGGTGGAACGCGCTGTACGTGGAAAACCACGATGTGACGCGGGTGGTTTCACGCTGGGGCGATACTGAACGCCACTGGCGCGAGAGCGCGACCTGTATTGCGGCGATGTATTTTCTGATGCAGGGCACGCCGTTTATCTATCAGGGCCAGGAAATCGGCATGACCAATACCCGGTTTGCGAGCCTTGATGATTTCGACGACGTCTCGGCGCATAACAAAGCGCGCGATCTGCGAGATCAGGGCATGAGCGAAGAAGACATTGTCGAATTCCTGACGCGCACCGGGCGCGATAACTCACGCACGCCGATGCAGTGGGACGCGTCGCCGTACGCCGGTTTCAGCACTCACGAGCCGTGGCTGAAGGTGAACCCGAACTACGAGATGATCAATGTCGAAAGCCAGCAGCACGACCCGCATTCGGTGCTCAATTTTTATCGGCAGATGATCCACCTGCGTAAGCGCGAACCGGCGCTGATCTACGGGCGTTACGAGCCGCTGCTTGACGATCATGAGCAGATTTACGCTTATGGACGCACGCTGGGCGAGGAGCGCCTGGTGGTGCTCTGTAACCTCTCCGGCAAGGCTGCGGAATGGGAGGCGCAGGCGCTGTCGCTTGACGGCGCTACCTGCCTGCTCGCCAATTTCAGCGAGAGTCCGGAGGGGCATCGCCTGAAAGCCTGGGAGGCGCGGGTGTATAAACTGGCGACATAA
- a CDS encoding glycoside hydrolase family 13 protein, whose translation MKAIDKKWWHNAVVYQIYPRSFMDANGDGVGDLAGIISKLDYLQQLGINLIWLSPVYKSPMDDNGYDISDYDDIAAEFGTMAEMEQLIHEAKARDIYILMDLVVNHTSDEHPWFIEARKGKDNPYRDFYIWRKPAPDGGPPNDYRSHFGGSGWAYDEASGEYYLHQFSVRQPDLNWENPRVQEEIHAMMNRWLDKGIGGFRMDVIDLIGKEVDRQIMANGKHLHVLLRQMNEATFGPRDSLTVGEAWSATPEDALLYSDPARQELSMVFQFEHIKQTWDEKAGKWRSKPFELSRFKAVIDKWQTALADRGWNSLFWSNHDLPRAVSKFGNDGEFREVSAKMLATALHCLRGTPYIYQGEEIGMTNVRYSTIEEYRDIESLNFYRELIAGGLTHDEMMTGIYANGRDNARTPMQWDDSPHGGFTTGMPWLGVNPNYREINVAQALAEPDSILWHYQKLVALRKQYPILVYGDYQMLFAEHPEVFAWVRRYEGDTLLVINNFFGNAITLPIPEAMQAWHGECLISNYAPRDQLAVSLELQPYESFALLIHQEG comes from the coding sequence ATGAAAGCAATCGACAAGAAGTGGTGGCACAACGCGGTGGTCTATCAGATCTACCCGCGCAGCTTTATGGACGCCAACGGCGACGGCGTGGGTGACCTGGCCGGGATCATCAGCAAACTCGACTATCTGCAACAGCTTGGCATCAACCTTATCTGGCTCTCGCCGGTCTACAAATCCCCGATGGACGATAACGGCTACGATATCTCGGATTACGATGATATCGCCGCCGAGTTCGGCACGATGGCGGAAATGGAGCAGCTGATTCATGAAGCGAAAGCGCGCGATATTTATATCCTGATGGATCTGGTGGTGAACCACACCTCGGATGAACACCCGTGGTTTATCGAGGCGAGAAAGGGCAAAGATAACCCGTACCGCGACTTCTACATCTGGCGCAAACCGGCGCCGGACGGCGGCCCGCCCAATGACTATCGCTCGCACTTTGGCGGCAGCGGCTGGGCGTATGACGAGGCGAGCGGCGAATATTATCTGCATCAGTTTTCCGTTCGCCAGCCCGATCTCAACTGGGAAAATCCACGGGTGCAGGAGGAGATCCACGCGATGATGAACCGCTGGCTCGATAAAGGCATCGGCGGCTTTCGCATGGATGTTATCGATCTTATCGGTAAAGAGGTTGACCGACAGATCATGGCGAACGGCAAGCACCTGCATGTGCTGCTGCGCCAGATGAACGAGGCGACCTTCGGCCCGCGCGATTCGCTGACTGTGGGTGAAGCCTGGAGCGCCACGCCGGAAGATGCGCTGCTCTACAGCGACCCGGCGCGCCAGGAGCTGTCGATGGTGTTTCAGTTTGAGCATATCAAGCAGACCTGGGACGAAAAAGCCGGCAAATGGCGCAGTAAGCCGTTCGAGCTGTCGCGTTTTAAGGCGGTTATCGACAAATGGCAGACGGCGCTCGCCGACCGCGGCTGGAACTCGCTGTTCTGGAGTAACCATGACCTGCCGCGCGCGGTGTCGAAATTCGGCAACGACGGCGAATTCCGCGAGGTGTCGGCCAAAATGCTTGCCACCGCGCTCCACTGCCTGCGCGGTACGCCCTATATCTATCAGGGCGAAGAGATAGGCATGACCAATGTGCGTTACTCCACCATTGAAGAGTACCGCGACATTGAGAGCCTCAATTTTTATCGCGAGCTTATCGCCGGCGGCCTGACGCATGACGAGATGATGACCGGTATTTACGCCAACGGACGCGATAACGCCCGCACGCCAATGCAGTGGGACGACAGCCCGCACGGCGGGTTTACCACCGGTATGCCGTGGCTTGGCGTTAACCCGAACTATCGTGAGATAAACGTCGCCCAGGCGCTGGCCGAGCCTGACTCTATTCTCTGGCACTATCAAAAGCTGGTGGCGCTGCGTAAACAGTACCCGATTCTGGTTTACGGCGATTATCAGATGCTGTTTGCCGAACATCCTGAAGTGTTCGCCTGGGTGCGCCGCTACGAGGGCGACACGCTGCTGGTGATTAACAACTTCTTCGGCAACGCCATTACGTTGCCCATTCCGGAAGCGATGCAGGCGTGGCACGGCGAGTGCCTTATCAGCAACTACGCGCCGCGCGACCAGCTCGCCGTGAGCCTGGAGCTGCAACCTTATGAATCTTTCGCGCTGTTAATTCATCAGGAGGGGTAA
- a CDS encoding ABC transporter ATP-binding protein, protein MAQLRLEKVQKRYGSHAEVIKPLDLQINSGEFVVVVGPSGCGKSTLLRLVAGLEEITDGDMYIDDLRVNDDSPSDRGIGMVFQSYALYPHMTVYQNMAFALEMAKVPEKAIDERVRESARILQLEHLLDRRPKDLSGGQRQRVAIGRAIVREPSLFLFDEPLSNLDASLRVQMRMEIAALHKRINATILYVTHDQVEAMTLADRIVVLNQGQIEQVGSPLELYDTPANVFVAQFIGSPKMNLIPGKMLRIMEHACEVELENGLRLTLPIQAQAGKEGDAVQLGIRPEHVGIMTLAKADVEGEVLFVEHMGNETLIYVNGGYGAEPLVMRHTERLEIRPEHHLGLKLPPEHCYLFDSAGRAFVRLSGPKNQH, encoded by the coding sequence ATGGCGCAACTCCGGTTAGAAAAAGTGCAGAAACGCTACGGCTCTCATGCCGAGGTGATAAAGCCGCTCGATTTACAGATTAACAGCGGAGAGTTTGTAGTGGTGGTCGGACCGTCCGGCTGCGGCAAATCGACGCTCCTGCGCCTGGTGGCAGGGCTTGAGGAGATTACCGATGGCGATATGTATATCGACGATCTGCGGGTAAATGACGATTCGCCCTCCGATCGCGGCATCGGCATGGTGTTCCAGTCCTATGCGCTCTATCCACACATGACCGTGTACCAGAATATGGCTTTCGCGCTCGAAATGGCGAAAGTGCCTGAAAAGGCGATCGACGAGCGGGTGCGTGAAAGCGCGCGGATTTTACAGCTGGAGCATCTGCTGGATCGTCGTCCGAAAGATCTCTCCGGCGGTCAGCGCCAGCGCGTGGCGATAGGCCGGGCGATTGTGCGTGAGCCGAGCCTGTTTCTCTTTGATGAACCGCTCTCGAACCTTGATGCTTCGCTGCGTGTGCAGATGCGTATGGAGATAGCGGCGCTGCATAAGCGTATCAACGCGACCATTCTCTATGTTACTCACGATCAGGTGGAGGCGATGACGCTCGCTGATCGCATCGTGGTACTTAACCAGGGCCAGATTGAACAGGTCGGCTCGCCGCTTGAGCTCTACGATACGCCTGCCAACGTCTTTGTGGCGCAGTTTATCGGCTCGCCAAAGATGAATCTGATCCCCGGCAAAATGCTGCGCATTATGGAGCACGCCTGCGAAGTGGAGCTGGAAAACGGGCTGCGGCTGACGCTGCCGATACAGGCGCAAGCGGGCAAGGAAGGCGACGCGGTGCAGCTCGGCATTCGCCCCGAGCATGTCGGGATAATGACGCTTGCCAAAGCGGACGTGGAGGGGGAGGTGCTGTTCGTCGAACATATGGGCAATGAGACCCTGATTTACGTCAACGGCGGTTATGGCGCAGAACCGCTGGTCATGCGCCATACTGAGAGGCTGGAGATACGGCCGGAGCACCATCTGGGCCTGAAACTCCCACCGGAACACTGTTATCTTTTCGACAGCGCGGGCAGGGCGTTTGTACGGCTCAGCGGCCCGAAAAACCAGCACTAA
- a CDS encoding carbohydrate ABC transporter permease: protein MKITRGQRRAGHKAVIFIGALMACLFCVFPFYYAIITSLRAGQELFTPAYFPTGWHWDNYVVALVDNGIARSLLNSVLVAVVTVGLCLLVSVTAAFALARVPFRGRRVLLFTILCVSMFPQVAVLTGMFELVRFLGLYDSLGALVISYTTFSLPFTVWVLTTFMKSIPVELEEAAIVDGATTGTIIRRVFAPVLAPALVTTGLLAFIGAWNEFMFALTFIISGDKRTVPVAISMFSGASSYELPWGSIMAASVVVTLPIIILVLIFQKRIVSGLTSGAIKG, encoded by the coding sequence ATGAAAATCACGCGCGGGCAGCGCAGGGCAGGGCATAAAGCGGTGATTTTTATCGGCGCGCTGATGGCCTGTCTGTTCTGCGTTTTTCCCTTTTACTACGCGATTATTACTTCGCTGCGCGCAGGCCAGGAGCTGTTTACCCCGGCCTATTTCCCGACCGGCTGGCACTGGGATAACTATGTGGTCGCGCTGGTGGATAATGGTATCGCCCGCAGCCTGCTGAATTCCGTGCTGGTGGCGGTGGTGACGGTAGGGCTGTGCCTGCTGGTGTCGGTGACCGCCGCGTTCGCGCTGGCGCGCGTGCCGTTTCGTGGGCGGCGCGTGCTGCTGTTCACCATTCTGTGCGTCTCGATGTTTCCGCAGGTGGCGGTGCTGACCGGCATGTTCGAACTGGTGCGCTTTCTCGGGCTGTATGATTCGCTCGGCGCGCTGGTTATCTCCTACACCACCTTCTCGTTGCCGTTTACCGTCTGGGTGCTGACCACGTTTATGAAGTCGATTCCGGTGGAGCTGGAGGAGGCGGCTATCGTTGACGGCGCGACAACCGGCACCATTATTCGACGCGTGTTCGCCCCGGTACTGGCGCCCGCGCTGGTGACGACCGGGCTGCTGGCGTTTATCGGCGCGTGGAATGAATTTATGTTCGCGCTGACGTTTATTATCTCCGGCGACAAGCGCACCGTGCCCGTCGCCATCAGCATGTTCAGCGGCGCGTCGAGCTACGAGCTGCCGTGGGGCAGCATTATGGCCGCGTCAGTGGTGGTGACGCTGCCGATTATTATTCTGGTGCTGATTTTCCAGAAACGTATTGTCAGCGGGCTCACCAGCGGGGCGATAAAGGGGTAA
- a CDS encoding carbohydrate ABC transporter permease codes for MKSDSLTQPPTARRHKVSWHQRRRRVAWGLVLPSLILLALAAGWPLARTIWFSFTNAMLDAPQDYQMVGVANYFARQDGVSIGVLSDPLWWQAVGNTLWFTFTSVALELLLGMLLALLMNEKFRGQGLVRTAILIPWAIPTIVSAKMWGWMFHDQYGVVNDLLGKIGLPSHLAWIAEPSLSMWAVVIADVWKTTPFMALMLLAALQLIPADLYEAAKVDGASPWQRFKRITLPLIMPALVVALIFRVMDSMRIFDLIYVLTSNSEATMSISGYAREQIVSYQDMGMGSAASVLVFMMVAGIAACFIRVARLNDKEKN; via the coding sequence ATGAAATCCGATAGCCTTACGCAGCCGCCGACAGCCCGGCGGCACAAGGTCTCCTGGCATCAGCGCCGTCGCCGCGTGGCGTGGGGGCTGGTGCTGCCCTCGCTGATCCTGCTGGCGCTGGCGGCGGGCTGGCCGCTCGCGCGCACTATCTGGTTCAGCTTCACTAACGCCATGCTCGACGCGCCGCAGGACTATCAGATGGTCGGCGTCGCCAACTATTTTGCGCGTCAGGATGGCGTCAGCATCGGCGTGCTGAGCGACCCGCTCTGGTGGCAGGCGGTAGGCAATACGCTGTGGTTTACCTTCACCTCGGTGGCGCTGGAGCTGCTGCTCGGCATGCTGCTGGCCCTGCTGATGAACGAGAAATTTCGCGGTCAGGGGCTGGTGCGCACCGCCATTCTCATTCCGTGGGCCATTCCGACTATCGTCAGCGCCAAAATGTGGGGCTGGATGTTCCACGACCAATATGGCGTGGTGAACGATCTGCTCGGCAAAATCGGTCTGCCGTCACACCTCGCCTGGATTGCCGAGCCGTCGCTCTCCATGTGGGCGGTGGTGATTGCCGACGTCTGGAAAACCACGCCGTTTATGGCCCTGATGCTGCTGGCGGCCCTACAGCTTATCCCGGCGGATCTCTACGAGGCGGCGAAAGTGGACGGCGCCAGCCCCTGGCAGCGCTTTAAGCGCATTACGCTGCCGCTCATTATGCCAGCGCTGGTCGTGGCGCTGATTTTCCGCGTCATGGATTCGATGCGCATCTTTGACCTCATCTACGTGCTGACCTCCAACAGCGAGGCGACGATGTCGATTTCTGGCTACGCCCGCGAGCAGATTGTCTCTTATCAGGATATGGGCATGGGCTCCGCGGCGTCGGTGCTGGTATTTATGATGGTGGCGGGCATCGCGGCCTGCTTTATCCGCGTCGCGCGTTTAAACGACAAGGAGAAGAACTGA
- a CDS encoding ABC transporter substrate-binding protein, producing the protein MKKLTFTFLTVALAGTSHFAFADTLRMECPVSPGGKQYCQYIKERFEKQTGNQLEFIEFPAASDEKLALLQQLFAAKDEKAVDVFQSDTIWIGLLDKQTLDLTDAMGGMEKEFFPGPWKNNTVNGRLKAVPSYIDTGVLFYRKDLLEKYKEQPPKTWDEMTRIATKIQAEERKAGHKNFWGYIFQGKSYEGLTCNALEWIDSYGGGTFIDEKGNVTINNPKAAQALDMARGWMGKITPKGVLGYKEEESRTVFQNGDALFMRNWPYVWQLSQADDSPLKGKVGVMQLPAGPDGRQATTLGGWQWSINANTKNPQAAIALLKILSDDDSQTTRLKILGHAPTRVALYENKDVLAIAPELTQFRDIFAQAVPRPATVTKAQYPRVSNAVFNVTFSVLNGKEDGKKATADLQKRLTRAKGTGWR; encoded by the coding sequence ATGAAAAAGCTCACCTTCACGTTTCTGACCGTGGCGCTGGCGGGCACCAGCCATTTCGCCTTTGCCGATACCCTGCGCATGGAATGTCCCGTCTCTCCCGGTGGCAAACAGTACTGCCAGTACATCAAAGAACGCTTTGAGAAGCAGACGGGCAACCAGCTCGAATTTATCGAATTCCCGGCCGCCTCGGATGAAAAGCTGGCGCTGCTGCAACAGCTGTTCGCCGCCAAAGATGAAAAAGCGGTGGATGTGTTTCAGTCCGACACCATCTGGATTGGCCTGCTTGATAAGCAGACGCTCGATCTCACCGATGCCATGGGGGGGATGGAAAAAGAGTTTTTCCCGGGGCCCTGGAAGAACAACACCGTGAATGGACGCCTGAAAGCGGTGCCGTCATATATCGACACCGGCGTACTGTTTTATCGCAAAGACTTACTGGAGAAATATAAAGAGCAGCCGCCGAAAACGTGGGACGAGATGACGCGTATCGCCACCAAAATCCAGGCGGAAGAGCGCAAGGCGGGGCATAAAAATTTCTGGGGATACATCTTCCAGGGCAAATCATATGAAGGGCTGACCTGCAATGCGCTGGAGTGGATCGATTCCTATGGCGGCGGCACGTTTATCGACGAAAAAGGGAACGTGACCATTAACAATCCGAAAGCGGCGCAGGCGCTCGATATGGCGCGCGGCTGGATGGGCAAGATAACGCCGAAGGGCGTGCTGGGCTACAAAGAAGAAGAGTCGCGCACGGTGTTCCAGAATGGCGATGCGCTGTTTATGCGCAACTGGCCTTACGTCTGGCAGTTGTCGCAGGCGGATGACAGCCCGCTGAAAGGCAAGGTGGGCGTGATGCAACTGCCTGCCGGGCCGGACGGGCGTCAGGCGACGACGCTCGGCGGCTGGCAGTGGTCGATTAACGCCAATACTAAAAACCCGCAAGCCGCGATTGCGCTACTGAAAATCTTAAGCGACGACGACTCGCAAACCACGCGCCTGAAAATCCTCGGTCACGCGCCGACGCGCGTCGCGCTTTATGAAAACAAAGACGTGCTGGCGATTGCGCCGGAGCTGACCCAGTTCCGCGATATCTTCGCCCAGGCGGTGCCGCGACCGGCGACGGTGACGAAAGCCCAGTATCCGCGCGTGTCGAACGCGGTGTTCAACGTGACCTTTAGCGTGCTGAACGGCAAAGAGGACGGCAAGAAAGCCACCGCGGATCTGCAAAAACGCCTGACGCGCGCAAAGGGCACCGGCTGGCGGTAA
- a CDS encoding GntP family permease produces the protein MTETTYAYGAGTLLGIAACAVVLLLVLIMRFKVHAFLALTLVSIVVALLTKVPFDKVVPTLLTGFGSTLAGVALLVGLGAMIGRMLEISGGAKVLADTLINKFGEHRAPFALGVASLLFGFPIFFDAGLVVMLPIIFSVAKRFGGSTLKYAFPAAGAFAAMHALVPPHPGPVAASELLGANIGLLVIVGLIIAIPTWYFGGYLYGQYAGKKFDIKLPSSFLGEVEADPTHRPPSFGMVLAILLLPLALIFLDTGLNTAKVLGWVSADNSVVNFLRMLGKTPVALLITVFFALMVFSRNHSRQHLEKVCDGALGPICGIILVTGAGGMFGGVLRASGIGDALAGVLSDTGMPVILAAFVISTALRVAQGSATVALTTTAALVAPMVQATPGLSQFDLCFIVIAIAGGATVLSHVNDSGFWLVGRFLEMDEKTTLKTWTVMETLLGTIAFLLATVGSILL, from the coding sequence ATGACAGAAACCACTTACGCTTATGGCGCCGGTACGCTGCTGGGCATTGCCGCCTGTGCCGTCGTGCTGCTGCTGGTACTTATCATGCGCTTTAAAGTGCATGCTTTTCTTGCTCTTACCCTGGTCAGTATCGTTGTGGCGCTGTTGACCAAAGTGCCGTTTGATAAAGTCGTGCCCACGCTGCTGACCGGTTTTGGCAGCACGCTCGCGGGCGTCGCGCTGCTGGTGGGACTCGGCGCGATGATAGGCCGTATGCTGGAGATCTCCGGCGGGGCGAAAGTGCTGGCCGACACGCTTATCAATAAATTTGGCGAACACCGCGCGCCGTTCGCGCTGGGCGTCGCCTCGCTGCTGTTCGGCTTCCCGATTTTCTTCGACGCCGGCCTGGTGGTGATGCTGCCGATTATCTTCAGCGTGGCGAAACGTTTTGGTGGCTCGACGCTGAAATACGCCTTCCCGGCGGCGGGCGCGTTCGCCGCCATGCATGCGCTGGTGCCGCCGCATCCAGGCCCGGTTGCCGCCAGCGAACTGCTGGGCGCTAATATCGGCCTGCTGGTGATCGTGGGGCTGATTATCGCGATCCCCACCTGGTATTTCGGCGGCTATCTCTATGGGCAGTACGCCGGTAAGAAATTCGATATCAAACTGCCCTCGTCTTTCCTTGGCGAAGTGGAAGCCGACCCGACGCACCGCCCGCCGTCATTTGGCATGGTGCTGGCCATTCTGCTGCTGCCGCTGGCGCTCATCTTCCTGGATACGGGCCTCAACACCGCCAAAGTGCTGGGCTGGGTCAGCGCCGATAATAGCGTGGTGAACTTCCTGCGTATGCTCGGCAAAACCCCGGTGGCGCTGCTGATCACCGTGTTTTTCGCGCTGATGGTATTTAGCCGCAACCACAGCCGCCAGCATCTGGAGAAAGTCTGCGACGGCGCGCTCGGACCTATCTGCGGGATTATCCTTGTGACCGGCGCGGGCGGCATGTTCGGCGGCGTGCTGCGCGCAAGCGGCATCGGCGACGCGCTGGCGGGCGTACTCTCTGATACCGGCATGCCGGTTATCCTGGCAGCGTTTGTTATCTCTACCGCGCTTCGCGTGGCGCAAGGGTCGGCGACCGTCGCGCTGACTACCACCGCCGCGCTGGTCGCGCCGATGGTGCAGGCGACGCCAGGCTTAAGCCAGTTCGACCTCTGCTTTATCGTTATCGCTATCGCGGGCGGCGCGACGGTGCTTTCACACGTCAACGACTCCGGTTTCTGGCTGGTGGGCCGTTTCCTTGAGATGGATGAGAAAACCACGCTGAAAACCTGGACCGTGATGGAAACCCTGCTGGGCACTATCGCCTTCCTGCTGGCGACGGTGGGCAGCATCCTGCTTTAA
- the rnk gene encoding nucleoside diphosphate kinase regulator — MSRPALIINELDAERLDSLLEQPAFARLPVADALNDELDRARMVSPQAMPQDVVTMNSRVKFRDLASGETYERQLVYPQLAGSNDDSLSVMAPVGAALLGLRVGDAIRWPLPDGSETHIEVLELLYQPEAAGEYHR; from the coding sequence ATGTCCCGACCTGCCCTTATCATCAACGAACTCGATGCCGAACGTCTCGATAGCCTGCTGGAACAGCCCGCGTTCGCGCGTCTGCCGGTCGCCGACGCGCTGAACGATGAGCTGGATCGCGCCCGGATGGTCAGCCCGCAGGCGATGCCGCAGGATGTGGTGACGATGAACAGCCGGGTGAAATTCCGCGATCTGGCGAGTGGTGAAACATACGAGCGGCAGCTGGTTTACCCGCAGCTTGCAGGCAGCAACGACGACTCGCTGTCGGTGATGGCACCGGTGGGCGCGGCGCTGCTGGGGCTGCGCGTGGGCGACGCCATCCGCTGGCCGTTGCCGGACGGCAGCGAAACGCATATCGAAGTGCTGGAACTGCTCTACCAGCCGGAAGCGGCGGGCGAATATCACCGCTAA